The Pirellulales bacterium genome segment GGCATGTTGACAACCGTGCATGGCCGCGAAGCGCTGTTCGAACTCGTTGACTTCGTTGCCGTCGAGGCGCCCCCAGCGCCCGCTGCGCAGTGCCGCCAGCACGCGCTCTTCATCGCGACCGCCGAAAATCGGCCAAGAGGTGAAACGACGCTTGCGAACCGGAGGTCCGCCCAATAGGGCCAGTTGTTGTGACATGTGCGAGATCGGGTTCAAAAAGATTTTGCCGCAATATCTTCGTTGCTTTCGCGAGCGCCGCGACAGGCGCCCAGCGGCCAATTGGCTTTCCAATACAATCGAGAATATAAGAGAGTAACCCCGGAGGGCAGGGAGGGTGCCATGCCGCCCAAGGCGGCCGCTGGTGGGTTGTTTTTGCGTCGTCCACGGGCATTTTCGGCGTTGACGACCATGCAAGAGGCTATCCGAGGCATCGAAATGGGGCCAGACCGCGATGCTGGCCGGCCGGCGGAAACCACTCCCTGCAAAAGCTCGTTTCGGATCGTGTTTCTTGCGGGACCATAGGAGAGAGGAATGCGCAGACGGTTGATGCTTTCGTGGGTCCTAACGGTCCTGGCGACCCTGCCCTTGGCCGGTGCGCGCCCGGCACATGCCGGCGATCGAGCGCGGCAGGATTTGGGAGTGATCCCGACGCCGCAGGAAGTAGCCTGGACCGACGATTCGGTCACGGTTGATTCCGCGACCCGGATCGTGCTACCGAGCACGGCGACCGAAGGCGCAAAGTTCGCCGCCACGAATCTGCAGGAGCGTCTTGCGCAGCAAATCGGGGTGAAACTTGCGATCAAACCGGACGCGAACGGCGCCGCGAGGTCGATCACCATCGGCGACCCCAAGAGTGATCCTCGCGTGGCCCGGTTGATGAAAGCCTACGGTCTGGAATTGACCGAGGCGATGGCGAAGGAAGGGTACGCGCTCGGTATTGGCGCCGAAGGAATCGTCATCGGAGCGGCCAGCGACCGCGGATTGCTATACGGCGCGACGACGCTACGGCAGATGTGGGTGGCCCGCGGCCCGAAAGCTACATTGCCGGCGGTGCGTGTGCGCGATTGGCCGAAGATGGCGCTGCGCGGCGTCCACGACGAGTTCAGCTACGGCCAGGTGTCGACGATGGCGAACTTCAAGGACATGATTCGCTTTCTGGCCGATTACAAGATGAACACGCTGATTTTCTATTTCGAGGACACGTTCCGTTTCAAGAAATACCCGACGATCGGCGAAGGGCGCGGCGCCCTCACGCGCGAGGAAATCGACGAGCTGGAAGCTTTCGCCCGACCGCTGGGCGTGGAATTGCTGCCGGTTTTCGAAATGCTCGGCAACCAGGGCGCGCTGTTGATGCTGGACGAAGTGCGGCCGTTGGCCGAGTATCCCGGCGCCCATTCCTTTGCGACAAGCGACGCGGCGTTCGAATTCTTGAGCAACTGCTTCCAGGAGATCGCCGAAGCCTTCGATTCGAAGTATTTTCACGCCGGGCTCGACGAGTCGTGGGATCTCGGCTTCGGCCAGAGCGAAGCGTCGGTGAAGCGTCTGGGGCGCGGGCCGGCCCATGCCGCGCACTACCGCCGCATCAACGAGCTACTCAAGAGCCATGGCAAGAAGATGATCATGTACGGCGACATCATTCTCAAATATCCCGAGATTCTCGACCTCATCCCCAAGGACATCGTGCTCATGGATTGGCAGTACGAGCCCGCGGATCACTACCCAACGGTCGACGTGCTGGGCTCGAAGGGCTTTCCGATCGTCGTGCTGCCGGGCATGAGCAACTGGGACCGGATTTTCCCCGACATGTCGAAGGCGATGATCAACATCCGCAATTTCACGCTCGATTGCTATCGCCAGCCGCAGCCGCTGGGCTCGATCACTTCGACCTGGGGAGACAACGGCTCGAAGAACCTGCGCGAGCTTTTGTACTACGGTTACGCGTACGGAGCGCAAGTCACTTGGGCGCCCGAGTCGACCGACGTTTCGAGCTTTTCGGATCGGTTTTTCACGCTCCACAACGGCCCAGGCACGGGACCGTACTTCGAGGCCATCTACGCGCTACTGGAAAAGTGGCCGTGGTGGTTTCCGATGCTCGATTATTTCCGGCATCCGTTTCTGCCGCGCAAGGATGGCCGGCCGCACACGACGCAGGAGCTGTACCGCGTCTACGAGGACGCTCGCACGGCACAGAAACTATGCGACCTGTTGCAACCGATTGTCGCGCGGCGAACGGGGGATGTCGACTATCTGCGCTACTGCGCGCGAATGCACGAGCATTACGTCGCCAGCCAGCGACTCGTGTCGGATTTAAATGGCTTCGCTGTCGAGGGCTTGTCGCCGGCCGAACTTGCGGCGGCGAGAACGACCCTGCTTGCGCGCATTCGTGCCGTACGCGACGAGGCGGTCAGCCTGCGCGATACGTTCAAAGAACTTTGGTTGCGGACGAATCAGCCGGCGAACCTGCATTACGCGATTGACGATTACGACGCGGTCATCAAGGTATGGGACGACGCCGCGGCGCGAGCCGAGCAGGGCATTTTTGCCTACGATCCGCGACCGGCTGCAGGATGGATTTATCATCCCGACGCGTCGGCCGGTCATCCGGTGCCACACGCCTGGTTTCGCAAGGTGGTCACGCTCGGTCCAGAGGACGTCGCATCGGCCGGCCTGCAGGTCCACGGCGACACGCACGTGAAGATCTATGTCAACGGCACGCCGGTCGGCGAGCAGTTCGCCCGGCGCAATCTCTCGGCACCGGTGAACCCCAAGCTGCTCGCTGTGTACGACATTCGTCGGCACTTGCGGCCGGGCGAGAACATCATCGCGGTCGACGCGCGCGAGTACGGCACGATCAACCCGGACCTGGAGCCGGGCGGCCCCGAGCGCAGCGGCGGCTTTCATCTCTACGGCGAAATCCGCGACAAGCAGGGGAAGTTGCAGCCCATCTTCTCGGACGCGACCTGGAAAGTCAGCGACCGCGAACGACCGGATTGGAACCAGCCCGGTTTCGATGATCGCAATTGGCCGGCGGCCAAAGTCGACCCGGCCCCAACGGTGTGGGTGACATATCCCGATTTCGCCAAGGGCCTGCGCGGGTTTAGCGACGTGCGGTAGGGTGATTGTCAGAAGTTAGCCACCGAGGACGCAGAGATCGCGGAGAGATGCGAAGAGCCGTGTGAAGGTAGCGCACGACTGACTTAGGAACTCCCTTCTTCTTTCTCGGTGCCCTCTGTGCTCTCCGTGGCAATTCCTTCGCTCTGCGAGTCGCTCAATCGCGCGAGCATACCGCGGATATCGAGCGCGCCGCGCACGCTGACGTAGGCCGTCACGCCCGCGTACCACACCAGGCAGGCGATCGTCAGCCACCACCAAAACGACGCGGCATTCATAGTTTTTCGTACCGTGGCTGGCTTATCTCAGGACAACGCAATGTGTGGGCTGCTCGGCTTGATCGCGGATTTCAGGAGCGAGCCGACGATCATCGCCACGCCCGCGCCGATGAATGCGGCGATGCCGAAATTGTAAGCACCGATCTTCTGCGCCAGCTTCTCGGTAGCGCTGAGCTGTTCCAGCACCAGATAAGCCAGCGGAAAGGCGGCTCCTACGGCAATGGCCGCGGCGGCACCCCAATCGTTGGCGCGCCGCCAATAACAGCATGCGATCAGCAGCGTCGACATGCTGGACATATAAATCGTACCGGTTACGGCCAAGTAGGCCCAAATGCCGGCGTCGCCGATCTCGTACCACAGGCCGAAGAAGAGCAAGAAGACACCGATGAGCCCGATGATAATACGATTCATGAACAGGCCGAATCGCTCGGACCAGCCCCCTTTGCGCAAGGGGGCGAGGAGATCGTTATAGATCACGCTCCCCCAAGTGAGCATGTAAGCCGAATCGGTCGACATGTCGGCGGCCAGCATCGCCGCCACGACGAGGCCCATGAGTCCGGTCGGCACGGTGCGACTCAAAAAGATCGGCATGGCTTGCGCCGGATTTTCCGGATCGACTGTTCCTGGCTCGAGCGTGGCCAAAGCGGCGATACCCCAGATGGCTGGAATCAAGAACTGGCACACGTAAAAGAAGCTGGTGGCCGTGTAAACCCGCTGCCCAGTCCTTGTATCCTTCGCGGCCAAGAATCGGGCGATGGTGGTTTGCCAGGTGAGAACCGTCCCCAGGTTCAACAGTGAATAGAAGATTATGAACGGCCAGCCCAGCTCGGGATTGGTAAACGGATTGAAGCCGCCGTCACCATGAACTTTTTCGACCACCTCGACCAGCGACGACCACGGTATATCGAAGAGAATCAGAAACGTGACGACCAATAGGCCGATGCTCACCATGATGAACTGCAGGTAATCGGTGACCAGCACCGAGAGCATGCCCCCGACGATCGTGTAGGTGGCCACGCCGGCCAGGAGCACGGTCATGGTGATTTCAAGATGGCCGACGTCGAGGCCGCAGACCGTCATGAGAAAATCGCCGCCCTGGCGCAGGAACGTGCCCATGTTCAAAAGCCCGCCGACGACGATCACGAGCGCGCTCCACCAGCGAATCCGTGGGCCGAAGCGCTTCTCGAAAAGCTCGGCGATCGTGACGACGCCTGAGTCGCGCAGCTTCTTGACGCAAAAGCCGGTGTACCCGACGAAGAACATGGCGAGTGCGTAGGTGATGCCGACCGAGGCGCCGGCGAAGCCATGCTTGTAGCC includes the following:
- a CDS encoding sodium:solute symporter family protein, with the protein product MTHFSWIDGSIVGLYLLVTMAVGLSVRKYVGKVEHFLVAGREVNFYLGIASLAATEFGIVTCMSAAELGYKHGFAGASVGITYALAMFFVGYTGFCVKKLRDSGVVTIAELFEKRFGPRIRWWSALVIVVGGLLNMGTFLRQGGDFLMTVCGLDVGHLEITMTVLLAGVATYTIVGGMLSVLVTDYLQFIMVSIGLLVVTFLILFDIPWSSLVEVVEKVHGDGGFNPFTNPELGWPFIIFYSLLNLGTVLTWQTTIARFLAAKDTRTGQRVYTATSFFYVCQFLIPAIWGIAALATLEPGTVDPENPAQAMPIFLSRTVPTGLMGLVVAAMLAADMSTDSAYMLTWGSVIYNDLLAPLRKGGWSERFGLFMNRIIIGLIGVFLLFFGLWYEIGDAGIWAYLAVTGTIYMSSMSTLLIACCYWRRANDWGAAAAIAVGAAFPLAYLVLEQLSATEKLAQKIGAYNFGIAAFIGAGVAMIVGSLLKSAIKPSSPHIALS
- a CDS encoding glycoside hydrolase family 20 zincin-like fold domain-containing protein, encoding MRRRLMLSWVLTVLATLPLAGARPAHAGDRARQDLGVIPTPQEVAWTDDSVTVDSATRIVLPSTATEGAKFAATNLQERLAQQIGVKLAIKPDANGAARSITIGDPKSDPRVARLMKAYGLELTEAMAKEGYALGIGAEGIVIGAASDRGLLYGATTLRQMWVARGPKATLPAVRVRDWPKMALRGVHDEFSYGQVSTMANFKDMIRFLADYKMNTLIFYFEDTFRFKKYPTIGEGRGALTREEIDELEAFARPLGVELLPVFEMLGNQGALLMLDEVRPLAEYPGAHSFATSDAAFEFLSNCFQEIAEAFDSKYFHAGLDESWDLGFGQSEASVKRLGRGPAHAAHYRRINELLKSHGKKMIMYGDIILKYPEILDLIPKDIVLMDWQYEPADHYPTVDVLGSKGFPIVVLPGMSNWDRIFPDMSKAMINIRNFTLDCYRQPQPLGSITSTWGDNGSKNLRELLYYGYAYGAQVTWAPESTDVSSFSDRFFTLHNGPGTGPYFEAIYALLEKWPWWFPMLDYFRHPFLPRKDGRPHTTQELYRVYEDARTAQKLCDLLQPIVARRTGDVDYLRYCARMHEHYVASQRLVSDLNGFAVEGLSPAELAAARTTLLARIRAVRDEAVSLRDTFKELWLRTNQPANLHYAIDDYDAVIKVWDDAAARAEQGIFAYDPRPAAGWIYHPDASAGHPVPHAWFRKVVTLGPEDVASAGLQVHGDTHVKIYVNGTPVGEQFARRNLSAPVNPKLLAVYDIRRHLRPGENIIAVDAREYGTINPDLEPGGPERSGGFHLYGEIRDKQGKLQPIFSDATWKVSDRERPDWNQPGFDDRNWPAAKVDPAPTVWVTYPDFAKGLRGFSDVR